A genomic window from Halogeometricum sp. S3BR5-2 includes:
- the glmS gene encoding glutamine--fructose-6-phosphate transaminase (isomerizing) yields the protein MCGITACIGQDDSVEPLLNGLQKLEYRGYDSAGVAVKNGSKIQLDKKVGEVSELVASIESDPISGNLGIGHTRWATHGGVTDDNAHPHTDESGRVAVVHNGIIGNYQSLRKELESRGHVFASDTDTEVVPHLIEEELNNGATAEEAFRSAIARLSGTYAIAAIVGDDEAIYATRSGSPLCLGIGPGQYFLASDVPAFVQHTDQVVYLHDGDFVAIEPDGYEITDGAGRSVSREVQRVEWSAETASKGGYEHFMLKEIHEQPGSLRNTIHGRLNALTGTVELDEFPPESFADVDQVQFVGMGTSYHAAMYASSMLSSRGVPAYAFQAGEYGLVRPPVTEGTLVIAVTQSGETADTLDAIRRAQSAGADTVAVTNTVGSSVTRECDDTLLIRAGPEIGVAATKTFCSQVTALSLLGERLVEDITGTRTSDGRDLVEALSRLPGHVQEILDTSVAPALAQELEDSDSYFFIGRGIGHSAALEGALKFKEITYEHAEGFAASELKHGPLALVTPNTPVFALFTGFEDEATLSSMKEVQARGAPVIAVTSKTDSEIAEFADYVLSIPETHPDVAGIPASVQLQLVAYHAADLLDRPIDKPRNLAKSVTVH from the coding sequence ATGTGTGGAATTACCGCGTGCATCGGGCAAGACGATTCGGTCGAACCGCTGTTGAACGGACTGCAAAAACTCGAATACCGGGGATACGACTCCGCCGGTGTCGCAGTCAAAAACGGGAGCAAGATACAACTGGACAAGAAAGTCGGCGAGGTGTCCGAACTGGTCGCGTCCATCGAGTCCGACCCCATCTCGGGTAACCTCGGCATCGGTCACACCCGCTGGGCCACCCACGGCGGCGTGACCGACGACAACGCGCACCCGCACACCGACGAGTCGGGTCGGGTCGCGGTCGTTCACAACGGCATCATCGGGAACTACCAGTCGCTTCGAAAGGAACTGGAGTCCCGCGGGCACGTCTTCGCGAGCGACACGGACACCGAAGTCGTCCCCCACCTCATCGAGGAGGAACTGAACAACGGTGCGACCGCCGAGGAGGCGTTCCGCTCGGCCATCGCTCGCCTCTCGGGTACGTACGCCATCGCCGCCATCGTCGGCGACGACGAGGCCATCTACGCGACGCGCTCGGGGTCGCCGCTCTGTCTCGGCATCGGGCCGGGGCAGTACTTCCTCGCCAGCGACGTCCCGGCGTTCGTCCAGCACACCGACCAGGTCGTCTACCTCCACGACGGCGACTTCGTCGCCATCGAACCCGACGGCTACGAGATAACCGACGGCGCGGGCCGCTCGGTCTCCCGCGAGGTCCAGCGTGTCGAGTGGAGCGCGGAGACGGCGAGCAAGGGCGGCTACGAGCACTTCATGCTCAAAGAGATACACGAGCAGCCCGGGTCGCTCCGCAACACCATCCACGGTCGGCTCAACGCGCTGACGGGGACCGTCGAACTCGACGAGTTCCCGCCGGAGTCGTTCGCGGACGTCGACCAGGTGCAGTTCGTCGGCATGGGTACCTCCTACCACGCCGCGATGTACGCCTCGTCGATGCTCTCCTCGCGCGGTGTTCCGGCGTACGCGTTCCAAGCCGGCGAGTACGGGCTGGTCCGACCGCCCGTCACCGAGGGAACGCTCGTCATCGCCGTCACGCAGAGCGGTGAGACGGCCGACACGCTCGACGCCATCCGCCGCGCGCAGAGCGCCGGAGCCGACACCGTCGCGGTCACGAACACCGTCGGTTCCTCCGTTACGCGCGAGTGCGACGACACGCTCCTCATCCGCGCCGGTCCCGAAATCGGCGTTGCCGCGACCAAGACGTTCTGTTCGCAGGTGACGGCGCTGTCGCTCCTCGGAGAGCGTCTCGTCGAGGACATCACCGGCACTCGGACCTCCGACGGCCGCGACCTGGTCGAGGCGCTCTCGCGGCTCCCCGGCCACGTCCAAGAGATTCTCGACACTTCCGTCGCGCCGGCGCTGGCGCAGGAACTCGAGGACAGCGACTCGTACTTCTTCATCGGCCGAGGCATCGGGCACTCGGCCGCGCTGGAGGGCGCGCTGAAGTTCAAAGAGATCACCTACGAACACGCGGAGGGCTTCGCCGCCTCGGAACTCAAGCACGGGCCGCTGGCGCTGGTCACACCGAACACGCCGGTGTTCGCGCTCTTCACCGGCTTCGAGGACGAGGCGACGCTCAGCAGTATGAAAGAGGTGCAGGCCCGCGGCGCCCCCGTCATCGCCGTCACGAGCAAGACGGACAGCGAGATAGCGGAGTTCGCCGACTACGTCCTCTCCATCCCGGAGACGCACCCCGACGTCGCCGGCATCCCCGCCAGCGTCCAACTCCAACTGGTCGCCTACCACGCCGCCGACCTGCTGGACCGACCCATCGACAAGCCGCGCAATCTGGCGAAGTCGGTCACCGTCCACTGA
- the glmU gene encoding bifunctional sugar-1-phosphate nucleotidylyltransferase/acetyltransferase, producing the protein MQTVVLAAGVGTRMWPLTDSRPKPMLPVAGKPLVAHTVDAAVEAGATELVIVVGYEADDVRSFFGEEYAGVPVEYAVQEEQLGTADAVRSALEVLEGGSFAVLNGDALYDVPSLSDLYDSGPAVGSFEVDDPTSYGVLETDDEGNVTGVVEKPSDPPSNLINAGAYVFPEEAHEWLFDVEASERGELELTDVLSRACESYEVRPVAFDRWLDVGRPWELLEANEWKLEEVETRVDGEVSEDAELNGPVVVEEGAVVRSGVVIDGPALVRSGASVGPNAYVRGATVVGPNAKVGHAVEVKNSILMAGATVGHLSYVGDSVLGRDVNFGAGTKVANLRHDGETVTLTVKERRVDTGRRKLGVIVGDGVKTGINSSLNAGVVLSPEATVMPGESVTRDR; encoded by the coding sequence ATGCAGACTGTAGTCTTAGCCGCCGGCGTTGGCACGCGAATGTGGCCGCTGACCGATTCGCGGCCCAAACCGATGCTCCCCGTGGCCGGAAAACCCCTCGTCGCGCACACCGTCGACGCCGCCGTCGAGGCCGGTGCGACGGAACTCGTCATCGTCGTCGGGTACGAGGCCGACGACGTGCGCTCGTTCTTCGGCGAGGAGTACGCCGGTGTGCCGGTCGAGTACGCGGTGCAGGAGGAGCAACTCGGAACCGCCGACGCCGTCCGGTCGGCGCTGGAGGTGCTCGAAGGCGGGTCGTTCGCCGTTCTGAACGGCGACGCGCTCTACGACGTCCCGTCGCTTTCGGACCTCTACGACAGCGGCCCCGCAGTGGGGTCCTTCGAGGTGGACGACCCGACGTCCTACGGCGTGCTGGAGACCGACGACGAAGGCAACGTCACGGGCGTCGTCGAGAAGCCGAGCGACCCGCCGTCGAACCTCATCAACGCCGGAGCGTACGTGTTCCCCGAGGAGGCCCACGAGTGGCTGTTCGACGTGGAGGCGTCCGAGCGCGGCGAACTCGAACTGACCGACGTGCTCTCGCGGGCGTGTGAGTCCTACGAGGTACGGCCCGTCGCGTTCGACCGGTGGCTCGACGTCGGCCGACCGTGGGAGCTGTTAGAAGCAAACGAGTGGAAACTCGAAGAGGTGGAGACGCGCGTCGACGGCGAGGTGAGCGAGGACGCCGAACTGAACGGTCCGGTCGTCGTCGAGGAGGGCGCGGTGGTACGCTCGGGCGTCGTCATCGACGGTCCGGCGCTCGTCCGGTCCGGCGCGTCAGTCGGGCCGAACGCCTACGTCCGCGGCGCGACGGTCGTCGGACCGAACGCGAAGGTGGGCCACGCCGTCGAGGTGAAAAACAGCATCCTCATGGCGGGCGCGACGGTCGGCCACCTGTCGTACGTGGGCGATAGCGTCCTCGGCCGCGACGTGAACTTCGGCGCGGGGACGAAAGTCGCCAACCTCCGCCACGACGGCGAGACGGTGACGCTGACGGTGAAGGAACGCCGCGTGGACACGGGCCGCCGGAAACTCGGCGTCATCGTGGGCGACGGCGTGAAGACGGGTATCAACAGCAGCCTCAACGCCGGCGTCGTGCTGTCGCCGGAGGCGACCGTGATGCCGGGCGAGTCGGTTACGAGAGACCGCTGA
- a CDS encoding ArsR/SmtB family transcription factor, whose product MAASTHWVASSSLLLEEVESDDLLDALGDEVAREILVAGKEGPVTAEELADSCGVSESTIYRRLDRLNELGLVERCNPLLSASKGSYQTRIDGLSLSVDESGIGVQQGPSDSKLDAMETVLDVVDVQHVNYDAEEDLVDVQFKLDPELFETFMRVYSRKRDR is encoded by the coding sequence ATGGCAGCGAGCACACATTGGGTCGCATCGTCGTCCCTCCTTCTCGAGGAGGTCGAAAGTGATGACCTTCTCGACGCACTCGGCGACGAAGTCGCGCGCGAGATTCTCGTCGCGGGTAAGGAAGGACCGGTCACGGCGGAGGAGCTGGCAGACTCCTGCGGCGTCTCCGAGTCCACCATCTACCGCCGTCTCGACCGCCTGAACGAACTCGGCCTCGTCGAGCGCTGCAATCCGCTTCTCAGCGCCTCGAAAGGCTCCTACCAGACCCGCATCGACGGGCTCTCCCTCTCGGTCGACGAGAGCGGTATCGGCGTCCAGCAGGGTCCCAGCGACTCCAAACTCGACGCGATGGAGACGGTGCTCGACGTCGTGGACGTCCAGCACGTGAACTACGACGCCGAGGAGGACCTCGTCGACGTGCAGTTCAAACTCGACCCCGAACTGTTCGAGACGTTCATGCGCGTCTACAGCAGAAAGCGCGACCGCTAG